Genomic DNA from Paenibacillus donghaensis:
GTTTGAAAAAATTCTGAGCATTCAAACGTTCTACAATAGCAGCAATGTTATCAACGGTATTAAGCTCAACTCTAATAACAGGCTCGCTGAAATATTGTCTAAGTTCTTCCATGCTGCCTTGAATTAGAGGTTGCCCGTCTTTCATGATGCAAATTGTGTTGCTTAATAATTGAGCTTCTTCCAAATAATGAGTTGTCAAAAATATAGTCGTGTTAAACTTCTCTTGAATTGTCTTAATCATTTGCCACAAAATCTGTCTTGATTCTATGTCCAAGCCAACGGTCGGCTCATCTAAAAATAAAACTTTTGGATGGGATATCATACTCATTGCAATATCGAGCCGTCTTGCTACCCCTCCTGAATATTCGGATACATTGAAATCACAATATTCTGTTAGGTTGAAGGCTTGTATTAGTTCTTCACTGCGAGCATGTATGGCGGTAGAATCTAGACCGAACAGTCTGCCTTGAAATTCTAAATTCTCCTTAAGTGACATGTGTTTGTCTATGGATGTATGTTGAGCGACACAGGAGATGCAGTTTCGGATGTTGTGGCTTTCATTCTTTAAATTATGTCCCATAATTGTGATTTCACCGGAAGTTGGTAAGATGAAAGTGGTAAGGATGTTAATCAATGTAGATTTTCCCGCCCCGTTTTGGCCAAGCAGAGAAAAAATTTCTCCTTGAGAGACAGTTAAGTTGAAATTGCTTAAAGCCTTTTTTCCATTTTTAAATATCTTACTCAGTTCCTTCACTATAATAGCTTCCAATTATTCCACTCCCTTACTGGTTATGTAAAGCGATCATAAACTATCCTATAATAGGAAAGTCAAGGGCCTATGAAATGACTGGTTTTAAGAAAACGTATGGTAACCAGCCCAAAACAGTATGTTTGGGGAATTTATGTTTCTTTATTCGGGGTTTTTAATGTTGTTAAGGTCACAGACAAGCGGCGGCTTATTCCGATATGATGGTGGCCGAGGAACAACATAGGGTTCGGGAGGGCTAGTATGAAGGGCAAATCGCTTCGAGGCATATGGATCATGTTTGTCGTATTTGTCGTTATCTTTATTTTGAATATGAGTGTGGTATCGGATATTAATGCAACACAGCGGATGTGGCTTGTAATGGATGTGTGGTCGCTGATCCTTTCCATTGTTCTGCTTGTCCGGCATCGGTTGCCGTCGGCCAAGCAAATGTGTATCTCGTTGATTCTGGGTGGACTGGTATCCTTGTCCCATCTTCAAGGAAGTGCCTTCTCCATGATCACAGGTTTCCTGATTACCTTTATGGCAACACTTGCTGTATTCAGTACATTTGCAGTACATAGGGAGAGTCCGGTTCAATTTTTGAGACGGAATGGAAAAGGCGGGGTGACGGGTAGTATTACATGGGGGCTGCTCTTCGGGCTGGCTTTGGGTGCTGTAAATATGGGACTGATGCTCTCCAATAATGAGCTCGATTTCCAGGTTTCGCTTTCACGCTTTCTCGTATCGCTAAGTCCGGCAGTTCTTGAAGAGATCGCCATGCGAACCTTGTTTTTTGCCTTTTGTCTCAGCCTGCTGCAAGGAAGAATTACTACGAAGGGGCAGCGGTTTGCCTGCTGGTTTATGATGGTCATTCCGCATGTGCTGATTCATACGCCAGAGGCTTTTATGAGCAAAGGTGTGATTTCTGGTCTTGTTATTGTCATACTGTACACGGTCATTTTCGGGCTGCCTTTCGCTTATTTGCAGTGGAAGCGGGATGTGACTTCAGCGATGATTGCGCATGGCGTGGTTGATTTTATTCGGTTCTGCTTGTTCGGCTTGCCATTTTAAATATTTCATCCGACACGAGTTTTCGAACTTGATACCAATCTCAGATACAATATCAGTGGATAGAAGAGAATGTGCCGCGCATGTATCAATAACTAAATTGTCGTCGATGTTTGGAGTAAATTATGATGATTTATTATTTCTTACGATAAGAACGACAAAAACGATTTAGACTTAATTGAAGAAGATTTTTCCATTGGCATATAAGGCATTCGTTATCTCGTTACCTTTTGAAAGGTTCCATTACCTTCCCGGTCCTTCCTATACAAATCGTGAATTACATGAGAACCATCCAAAGAAAGTCCCACAAGAAACTTCTCTTTTGCAAAAAAAAGCTACCCACTCCTCATCCATACATGTTCCATCTGCTTGATCAATCGCCCTCCTAATCAGGGTTGTCATTGTTTCCTGTGATAGTCTAGCTAGAATTTGACCCTTGACTTTAGGTAACCAGTTACGCATAATGGAGATAAGTAACTGGTTACCTAATAATTGTTCTTGTACGGGAGGGAAGATAATGAATGACATTAAGGATAAAGGATTCATATTTGGATCCATTTTCACCTTATCAAATAAACTGCAGG
This window encodes:
- a CDS encoding CPBP family intramembrane metalloprotease; its protein translation is MKGKSLRGIWIMFVVFVVIFILNMSVVSDINATQRMWLVMDVWSLILSIVLLVRHRLPSAKQMCISLILGGLVSLSHLQGSAFSMITGFLITFMATLAVFSTFAVHRESPVQFLRRNGKGGVTGSITWGLLFGLALGAVNMGLMLSNNELDFQVSLSRFLVSLSPAVLEEIAMRTLFFAFCLSLLQGRITTKGQRFACWFMMVIPHVLIHTPEAFMSKGVISGLVIVILYTVIFGLPFAYLQWKRDVTSAMIAHGVVDFIRFCLFGLPF
- a CDS encoding ABC transporter ATP-binding protein, with translation MEAIIVKELSKIFKNGKKALSNFNLTVSQGEIFSLLGQNGAGKSTLINILTTFILPTSGEITIMGHNLKNESHNIRNCISCVAQHTSIDKHMSLKENLEFQGRLFGLDSTAIHARSEELIQAFNLTEYCDFNVSEYSGGVARRLDIAMSMISHPKVLFLDEPTVGLDIESRQILWQMIKTIQEKFNTTIFLTTHYLEEAQLLSNTICIMKDGQPLIQGSMEELRQYFSEPVIRVELNTVDNIAAIVERLNAQNFFKHIRVEEKTLYVSVDDSSEGFAKTNLLLTENNIGFCAIEIQNPSLSDIFLKFTSKPIRNELLNDYTGRK